A region of Anolis sagrei isolate rAnoSag1 chromosome 2, rAnoSag1.mat, whole genome shotgun sequence DNA encodes the following proteins:
- the PTPDC1 gene encoding protein tyrosine phosphatase domain-containing protein 1 isoform X4, which yields MQGSPRRRLTVNIFSNFFQGRRHSSSDPLLRVLHRRRSSVVEVLSTSTHRVMVAISSVNPEELNAAFYERKRRSRRPTAKYTKVGERLRHVIPGHMQCSMACGGRACKYENPTRWSDQEQAVKGLYSSWVTDNILAMSRPSTELIEKYNIIEQFQRCGIKTVINLQRPGEHASCGNPLEQESGFTYLPEAFMEAGIYFYNFGWKDYGVASLTTILDMVKVMTFALQEGRVAVHCHAGLGRTGVLIACYLVFATRMTADQAILYVRAKRPNSIQTRGQLLCVREFSQFLIPLRNVFASCEPKAHAVTLSQYLIRQRHLLHGYESRHLKHVPKLIHLVCKLLLDLAENRQMIEQELMDLPDLSAEIQETVSQLDSTELEKELTRQDSSASEPFSLSGSNPVNPSDNECDSLWRRRNVDYLQPLSRSKRRMSYSDSDLRRAVFVSEQGETPWSVPVQMPLRNKENQQGSDENNQTNMADLNREVLIRNTFTFASQGKFNLNRKDRNSQSCRKGSFPKEVQRSKTYSSGLTCHRKEEEEEDDEELKALNYNCSRIGNFYGKRMWSSEEDSDSCKAEHDLYNNRDPSEIPHIIVQSELTLEGRRELAAKALADVNEFMEAEEVKQRVEIWQN from the exons ATGCAAGGCTCACCCAGGAGACGCCTGACAGTGAATATTTTCAGCAACTTTTTTCAGGGTCGGAGACATTCTTCCTCCGATCCTCTTCTCCGCGTACTTCATAGGCGACGGAGTTCAGTGGTAGAGGTCCTCTCAACTTCTACACACAGAGTTATGGTGGCAATTTCCTCCGTAAACCCAGAGGAATTAAATGCTGCTTTCTATGAGAGAAAAA GAAGGTCTAGGCGTCCTACGGCAAAATACACAAAAGTTGGAGAGCGTCTTCGCCATGTCATCCCTGGTCATATGCAATGCTCTATGGCATGTGGTGGCCGTGCTTGCAAATATGAAAACCCAACTCGATGGAGTGACCAAGAACAGGCTGTTAAAGGGCTCTATTCTTCCTG GGTTACAGATAATATTTTAGCCATGTCTCGACCCTCAACAGAACTTATTGAAAAGTATAATATTATTGAACAGTTCCAAAG ATGTggtataaaaacagtaattaaccTCCAACGTCCTGGGGAACATGCTAGCTGCGGGAATCCACTGGAACAAGAGAGCGGTTTCACCTACCTTCCTGAGGCTTTCATGGAGGCGGGAA TTTATTTTTATAACTTTGGATGGAAGGATTATGGCGTGGCCTCTCTCACAACTATCCTCGATATGGTAAAAGTGATGACTTTTGCCTTACAGGAAGGGAGAGTAGCTGTTCATTGTCATGCAGGACTTGGCAGAACAG GCGTTTTAATAGCTTGTTACTTGGTTtttgcaacaagaatgactgcTGACCAAGCAATTCTTTATGTTAGGGCAAAAAGGCCTAATTCTATTCAAACTAGGGGGCAACTACTATGTGTGAGAGAGTTTTCACAGTTTTTAATTCCACTAAGAAACGTGTTTGCATCCTGTGAGCCCAAAGCACATGCAGTGACTCTTTCCCAGTACCTGATCCGGCAGCGGCATTTGCTCCATGGTTATGAAAGTCGACATCTTAAACATGTGCCAAAACTTATTCATCTGGTTTGCAAACTGCTCTTGGATTTGGCTGAAAACCGGCAGATGATAGAACAGGAACTTATGGATCTACCAGATCTCTCAGCTGAAATTCAGGAGACTGTTTCCCAGCTAGATTCCACAGAGCTTGAAAAAGAGCTAACAAGGCAAGACAGCAGTGCTTCAGAGCCATTCTCCCTCTCAGGATCAAAtcctgtgaatcccagtgacaatGAATGTGATTccctttggaggaggaggaacgtTGATTACCTACAGCCTCTCAGTCGTTCAAAAAGACGTATGAGCTACAGTGACTCAGATTTAAGAAGGGCTGTGTTTGTTTCTGAGCAAGGAGAGACACCCTGGTCAGTGCCTGTGCAAATGCCACTCCGCAACAAGGAAAACCAGCAAGGTAGTGATGAGAACAATCAGACAAACATGGCAGACTTAAACAGAGAAGTTTTAATTCGAAATACATTTACTTTCGCAAGTCAGggtaaatttaatttaaatagaAAAGATCGTAATTCTCAATCTTGCCGCAAAGGTAGCTTTCCCAAAGAAGTACAGCGTAGTAAAACCTATTCTTCAGGCCTTACATGTCAtcggaaggaagaggaagaggaagatgatgAGGAACTGAAAGCATTAAACTATAATTGTTCAAGAATAGGTAATTTTTATGGTAAAAGAATGTGGTCCTCAGAAGAAGACTCAGACAGCTGTAAAGCAGAGCATGACTTGTATAATAATAGAGACCCCTCTGAAATTCCCCATATTATTGTACAGTCTGAGCTCACTCTGGAGGGACGACGAGAGTTGGCAGCCAAAGCCCTTGCAGATGTAAATGAATTTATGGAAGCTGAAGAAGTGAAGCAGAGAGTGGAAATATGGCAG AATTAA
- the PTPDC1 gene encoding protein tyrosine phosphatase domain-containing protein 1 isoform X1 produces the protein MQGSPRRRLTVNIFSNFFQGRRHSSSDPLLRVLHRRRSSVVEVLSTSTHRVMVAISSVNPEELNAAFYERKRRSRRPTAKYTKVGERLRHVIPGHMQCSMACGGRACKYENPTRWSDQEQAVKGLYSSWVTDNILAMSRPSTELIEKYNIIEQFQRCGIKTVINLQRPGEHASCGNPLEQESGFTYLPEAFMEAGIYFYNFGWKDYGVASLTTILDMVKVMTFALQEGRVAVHCHAGLGRTGVLIACYLVFATRMTADQAILYVRAKRPNSIQTRGQLLCVREFSQFLIPLRNVFASCEPKAHAVTLSQYLIRQRHLLHGYESRHLKHVPKLIHLVCKLLLDLAENRQMIEQELMDLPDLSAEIQETVSQLDSTELEKELTRQDSSASEPFSLSGSNPVNPSDNECDSLWRRRNVDYLQPLSRSKRRMSYSDSDLRRAVFVSEQGETPWSVPVQMPLRNKENQQGSDENNQTNMADLNREVLIRNTFTFASQGKFNLNRKDRNSQSCRKGSFPKEVQRSKTYSSGLTCHRKEEEEEDDEELKALNYNCSRIGNFYGKRMWSSEEDSDSCKAEHDLYNNRDPSEIPHIIVQSELTLEGRRELAAKALADVNEFMEAEEVKQRVEIWQKELNSQNGAWDKICAERDPFILSSLMWSWIEQLKEPLLNKHDVEVLAKENVDSQEALTLLDKGKYHTILCILNCVVGLQTIPTDVEEMFLDRAVKAFTKVSCDAEDGAYIYNILKNVFRQILEHQRKSSKEGSEKPL, from the exons ATGCAAGGCTCACCCAGGAGACGCCTGACAGTGAATATTTTCAGCAACTTTTTTCAGGGTCGGAGACATTCTTCCTCCGATCCTCTTCTCCGCGTACTTCATAGGCGACGGAGTTCAGTGGTAGAGGTCCTCTCAACTTCTACACACAGAGTTATGGTGGCAATTTCCTCCGTAAACCCAGAGGAATTAAATGCTGCTTTCTATGAGAGAAAAA GAAGGTCTAGGCGTCCTACGGCAAAATACACAAAAGTTGGAGAGCGTCTTCGCCATGTCATCCCTGGTCATATGCAATGCTCTATGGCATGTGGTGGCCGTGCTTGCAAATATGAAAACCCAACTCGATGGAGTGACCAAGAACAGGCTGTTAAAGGGCTCTATTCTTCCTG GGTTACAGATAATATTTTAGCCATGTCTCGACCCTCAACAGAACTTATTGAAAAGTATAATATTATTGAACAGTTCCAAAG ATGTggtataaaaacagtaattaaccTCCAACGTCCTGGGGAACATGCTAGCTGCGGGAATCCACTGGAACAAGAGAGCGGTTTCACCTACCTTCCTGAGGCTTTCATGGAGGCGGGAA TTTATTTTTATAACTTTGGATGGAAGGATTATGGCGTGGCCTCTCTCACAACTATCCTCGATATGGTAAAAGTGATGACTTTTGCCTTACAGGAAGGGAGAGTAGCTGTTCATTGTCATGCAGGACTTGGCAGAACAG GCGTTTTAATAGCTTGTTACTTGGTTtttgcaacaagaatgactgcTGACCAAGCAATTCTTTATGTTAGGGCAAAAAGGCCTAATTCTATTCAAACTAGGGGGCAACTACTATGTGTGAGAGAGTTTTCACAGTTTTTAATTCCACTAAGAAACGTGTTTGCATCCTGTGAGCCCAAAGCACATGCAGTGACTCTTTCCCAGTACCTGATCCGGCAGCGGCATTTGCTCCATGGTTATGAAAGTCGACATCTTAAACATGTGCCAAAACTTATTCATCTGGTTTGCAAACTGCTCTTGGATTTGGCTGAAAACCGGCAGATGATAGAACAGGAACTTATGGATCTACCAGATCTCTCAGCTGAAATTCAGGAGACTGTTTCCCAGCTAGATTCCACAGAGCTTGAAAAAGAGCTAACAAGGCAAGACAGCAGTGCTTCAGAGCCATTCTCCCTCTCAGGATCAAAtcctgtgaatcccagtgacaatGAATGTGATTccctttggaggaggaggaacgtTGATTACCTACAGCCTCTCAGTCGTTCAAAAAGACGTATGAGCTACAGTGACTCAGATTTAAGAAGGGCTGTGTTTGTTTCTGAGCAAGGAGAGACACCCTGGTCAGTGCCTGTGCAAATGCCACTCCGCAACAAGGAAAACCAGCAAGGTAGTGATGAGAACAATCAGACAAACATGGCAGACTTAAACAGAGAAGTTTTAATTCGAAATACATTTACTTTCGCAAGTCAGggtaaatttaatttaaatagaAAAGATCGTAATTCTCAATCTTGCCGCAAAGGTAGCTTTCCCAAAGAAGTACAGCGTAGTAAAACCTATTCTTCAGGCCTTACATGTCAtcggaaggaagaggaagaggaagatgatgAGGAACTGAAAGCATTAAACTATAATTGTTCAAGAATAGGTAATTTTTATGGTAAAAGAATGTGGTCCTCAGAAGAAGACTCAGACAGCTGTAAAGCAGAGCATGACTTGTATAATAATAGAGACCCCTCTGAAATTCCCCATATTATTGTACAGTCTGAGCTCACTCTGGAGGGACGACGAGAGTTGGCAGCCAAAGCCCTTGCAGATGTAAATGAATTTATGGAAGCTGAAGAAGTGAAGCAGAGAGTGGAAATATGGCAG AAAGAATTAAATTCTCAGAATGGAGCCTGGGATAAGATATGTGCTGAGAGAGATCCTTTTATCCTTAGTAGTTTGATGTGGTCATGGATCGAGCAACTTAAAGAACCTCTCCTAAACAAGCATGATGTTGAGGTGTTAGCAAAAGAAAATGTAGACTCACAAGAAGCACTTACATTACTAGATAAG